GAAGGAACTACACGCGTGGCCAACATCAAGTCGCAGGAAAAGCGCATCAAGACCAACGAGCGCCGTCGTCTGCGCAACCAGTCGGTCAAGTCGTCGCTGCGTACGGCTGTCCGCGGTCTCCGTGAGGCCATCGAGGCCGGCGAGAAGGACAAGGCGGGCGAGCTGCTGGTGTCGACCAACCGTCAGCTGGACAAGGCAGCCAGCAAGGGTGTCATCCACAAGAACCAGGCCGCCAACAAGAAGTCGGCGCTGACGCTGGCCGTCAACAAGCTCTGACAATCTCTGCCGACCCGCGCGTCGATGCTCAGGCGTCACGCGCGGGTTTTTGCGTGTCCGGGTAGCTGCTACCGACCCCGCGCCTGATCACCGCGCAGCGTCATGACGGCGCTGGTCACCGTCGCCACCCGCTTGCCGTCGACCCTGGCGATATCGCACTGGAAATGGCTGACCGTGCGGCCGGTATGCGTGGCGAATGCGGTGGCGGTCAACCGACCGCTCCACATCGGACGCAGAAACGTGGCGTGTACGTCGATGCTGGTGAACGACTCACCCGGCGAGATCGTGGTGGATTGCGCTGTCCCGATGGCCGCATCCGCCAACTCCACCAGGAACCCGCCGTGCACGGTGCCCTGTTGATTGCCGTGCAGCGACGTGTCGGCGTCCACCTCGAGCACCGCGTGTCCGACATCGACGCCGACGACCCGGAAACCGAGCAGCTGCGAGATGGCCGTCGGATAGCGCAGATGGGTGCGATCGGTCGGCGCGGCGCTGCCGTCGAGACTCCTGCGCAGATAGTCGAGGACCGGAAGTTCGCGGACGGGCTCGGACATGGGCGGCTCCCTACGTAGATGTGAGACGCGCAGAACGCTAACCATCTACATTAGGACAATCCACTCAATGTCATAGATACGCTGGG
This DNA window, taken from Mycolicibacterium neoaurum, encodes the following:
- the rpsT gene encoding 30S ribosomal protein S20 translates to MANIKSQEKRIKTNERRRLRNQSVKSSLRTAVRGLREAIEAGEKDKAGELLVSTNRQLDKAASKGVIHKNQAANKKSALTLAVNKL
- a CDS encoding PaaI family thioesterase; translation: MRYPTAISQLLGFRVVGVDVGHAVLEVDADTSLHGNQQGTVHGGFLVELADAAIGTAQSTTISPGESFTSIDVHATFLRPMWSGRLTATAFATHTGRTVSHFQCDIARVDGKRVATVTSAVMTLRGDQARGR